The window GTGTGGCGTAGCGCAGATCCACCTGCGAGGCGGAGGCATGGTCGGCTATCATGCGCCCGAACATGTCGGCCGAGATGCCGCCGACAAATCCCGCCCGCGCGCCGAGACGCGCCATGCCGACGGCAATGTTGAGGCAGGAACCTCCGACCACCGGCACGACGGCGTCGCGCCCGTCCATGGCTTTGACCGGCAGGAAGTCGACCAGGGCATCTCCAGAGCTTAGCAGCATGGTCTTGCAATCTTCCGCAATCAGCCTCAGTGATCGGTCTTGATCCCGCGCATCGCATCGCGACTTTCCCGGTCCAATGTTCGCATCAGTCCGTGAACCCGGCGCTTCGAGCGGTGGAAGTCGGCCATGCCAGGTGCCGTGGGTTCGCTCGAGCGGCCGATCGCCGACATCGAAGCCATGGCCTCGCCGATCGATGCATAGGCGGTGCCGGCAACCGCACCGAGCATCGCAGCTCCGAGCAGCACCGGTTCCTGGGTTTCGGGAACGGCAACGGTGAGACCCGTCGTGTCCGCCATGATCTGGCGGACCAGCGCGCTTCGCCCCGCCCCGCCGCTGATCACCATCAGGTCGCTGTCGACCCCGTGCGCGCGGAAGGCGTCGACCACATCGGCGAGACCATAGGCAAGGCCGCACAATCCCGCCACGAACAATCGCTCCATCGAAGCGATGTCGACGTCGAGATCGAGGCCAGCGACGACCGCCCGCGAATCCGGATCGGCGAACGGCGAGCGGTTGCCGAGAAACTCGGGCATGACGTGGATATCGCGGGCCAACAACGCCGCCTCGCCCAAGGATTTTTCGCGCGAGACGATGCGCCGCTCGAGAAATTCCAGGATTTCCTGTCCACCCGCATGCGCCGCCGCGAGCGCCTCGTTGTATGCCGGATGAGATTTGATCAGATGATCGATCGCCGCGCCTGCCGCCGACTGGCCGCCTTCATTGAGCCAGAAGCCTGGAACCATGCCCGAATAATAAGGACCCCAGACACCCGGCACGAAGCGCGCTTCGGATGTCGTCGCCATGATGCAGGCCGAGGTCCCCATGATGTAGGCGAGGCGTCGGCAAACATCGACAGAACCGCCCGCCTTCTCACGCCCTCCAATCGTGCCGACACCTCCAGCGTGGGCATCGATCAGCGACGCCCCGACCGGCGTACCCTCCACGAGACCGAAATCGCGCGCGGCGGATGGCGAGAGGCCGGTGCCGAGCAGTGTGCCCGGCGCGACGATCTCTCTTCCGATCTTGGCGTAATCGTTCGCGGCGAGATCGCCAAGGCCGATGCGCACAAAATAGCTCTCGCTCCAGCGCCGTTCGTGGGCAAGATAATTCCATTTGCAGGCCAGCGTGCAGATCGAACGCTGCGTCGATCCGGTGGCGCGGAACGACAGATAATCGGCGAGATCGAAGAAATGCCCCGCCGAGCGATAGCTCGACGGCAAATGCCGCTTCAGCCAAAGCAGTTTTGGAATCTCCATCTCGGGCGAGATCGAGCCGCCGACATAGCGCAAGACGTGGTCATGGGTGTCGTTGATCTCGCGCGCCTCGGCGATTGCGCGATGGTCCATCCAGACGATGACATTGCGCCGCGCCTCGCCCGACGGACTTACCGTCAGCGGCTC is drawn from Bradyrhizobium lablabi and contains these coding sequences:
- a CDS encoding FGGY-family carbohydrate kinase, giving the protein MKQAFIGVDVGTSSARAGVFDEKGTLLATARHPIAIWHEAGSVVEQSSSDIWAACAASVRAAMAEAAVPPAAVKGIGFDATCSLVVLDAAAEPLTVSPSGEARRNVIVWMDHRAIAEAREINDTHDHVLRYVGGSISPEMEIPKLLWLKRHLPSSYRSAGHFFDLADYLSFRATGSTQRSICTLACKWNYLAHERRWSESYFVRIGLGDLAANDYAKIGREIVAPGTLLGTGLSPSAARDFGLVEGTPVGASLIDAHAGGVGTIGGREKAGGSVDVCRRLAYIMGTSACIMATTSEARFVPGVWGPYYSGMVPGFWLNEGGQSAAGAAIDHLIKSHPAYNEALAAAHAGGQEILEFLERRIVSREKSLGEAALLARDIHVMPEFLGNRSPFADPDSRAVVAGLDLDVDIASMERLFVAGLCGLAYGLADVVDAFRAHGVDSDLMVISGGAGRSALVRQIMADTTGLTVAVPETQEPVLLGAAMLGAVAGTAYASIGEAMASMSAIGRSSEPTAPGMADFHRSKRRVHGLMRTLDRESRDAMRGIKTDH